The following are encoded in a window of Citrobacter freundii genomic DNA:
- a CDS encoding PTS sugar transporter subunit IIA — translation MRKFLFASHGRFADGIRDSLEMVVGKNEDISTLCAYTEDVPDIKLSVQKFMSTLGSQDEAIVITDISKEGANKFLI, via the coding sequence ATGCGTAAGTTTTTGTTCGCCAGTCATGGCAGATTTGCTGATGGAATCAGGGATTCACTGGAAATGGTCGTGGGTAAAAATGAAGATATTTCCACGCTGTGTGCCTACACCGAGGATGTGCCTGATATCAAACTCAGCGTACAAAAATTCATGAGCACGTTGGGCAGCCAAGATGAAGCCATTGTGATCACCGATATCTCTAAGGAAGGTGCGAACAAGTTCCTGATATGA